Proteins encoded within one genomic window of Deltaproteobacteria bacterium:
- the trxB gene encoding thioredoxin-disulfide reductase — protein MKSCDYDLVIVGGGPAGLTAGIYAGRARIKTVLIEKLITGGQVMTSELVENYPGFPDGVSGFELSQRMRDQAERFGLEIINDEVLELKPGDPCHTLVLAEQQLTCQAVIIASGVKPNQLGIPGEEALTGRGVSYCATCDGALYRDEVIAGVGGGDTALQDSIFLTRFAQKVHLIHRRDAFRGSKILQERVLANDKIEVHWDTVVQEIQGDKSVQAVRLKNVKTGQESTLPVSGVFLWVGITPATTWLRDVLDLDDWGFIITDDEMATNRPGIFAAGDVRSKMLRQISTAVGDGATATFAVEKYLEHRQTR, from the coding sequence ATGAAATCCTGTGATTACGATTTGGTTATTGTGGGCGGTGGTCCAGCCGGACTTACAGCCGGAATTTATGCGGGTCGGGCCCGAATTAAGACCGTATTGATCGAAAAATTAATCACCGGCGGCCAGGTGATGACCAGCGAACTGGTAGAAAATTATCCCGGCTTCCCGGATGGAGTCAGCGGCTTCGAATTGAGTCAGCGGATGCGGGATCAGGCTGAACGGTTCGGTTTGGAAATCATCAATGACGAAGTGCTGGAACTGAAACCCGGAGACCCTTGCCATACTTTGGTCTTGGCGGAACAACAATTGACCTGCCAGGCAGTGATCATTGCCAGCGGGGTTAAACCCAACCAACTGGGGATTCCGGGAGAGGAGGCCCTGACCGGCAGGGGTGTAAGCTATTGTGCCACCTGTGATGGAGCCTTATATCGGGATGAAGTAATTGCCGGAGTCGGTGGCGGCGATACCGCTCTCCAGGATTCGATCTTCCTTACTCGTTTTGCCCAAAAAGTGCATCTGATTCATCGTCGTGATGCCTTTCGGGGTTCCAAGATTTTGCAGGAACGGGTGCTGGCCAATGACAAAATTGAGGTGCATTGGGATACCGTAGTCCAGGAAATTCAGGGAGACAAGTCAGTCCAGGCGGTGCGCCTGAAAAATGTCAAGACCGGCCAGGAAAGCACTTTGCCGGTCAGCGGCGTCTTCCTGTGGGTGGGCATAACCCCTGCTACGACCTGGCTTCGGGATGTTTTAGACTTAGATGATTGGGGTTTTATTATTACTGATGACGAAATGGCCACCAACCGGCCTGGCATCTTCGCTGCCGGAGATGTCCGGTCCAAAATGCTACGTCAGATTTCTACCGCGGTGGGAGACGGGGCTACGGCCACGTTTGCAGTGGAAAAATATTTAGAACACCGCCAGACGAGGTAA
- the trxA gene encoding thioredoxin, producing MAELLQVTDTNFENEILKSEVPALVDFWAAWCGPCRAIAPVVEELAKDYAGKLKVAKMNVDENSQTPAKYGIRAIPTLILFKDGNVADQITGAVSKSQIENAIKKML from the coding sequence ATGGCAGAATTGCTGCAAGTAACTGATACAAACTTTGAGAATGAAATCCTCAAATCCGAGGTCCCGGCACTGGTGGATTTTTGGGCGGCCTGGTGTGGCCCCTGTCGGGCTATCGCCCCGGTAGTGGAAGAACTGGCCAAGGATTATGCCGGTAAATTAAAAGTCGCCAAGATGAATGTCGATGAAAATTCCCAAACTCCGGCGAAATATGGCATTCGGGCTATCCCCACCCTGATTCTATTCAAAGATGGCAATGTCGCCGATCAGATCACCGGGGCAGTGTCGAAATCCCAGATCGAGAATGCCATTAAAAAGATGCTCTAG
- a CDS encoding (2Fe-2S)-binding protein yields the protein MIHLTVNGRPVTVPQGARVLQAVRAAGVALPTLCYHEGLAPYGACRLCMVSLSSPPPSKLVAACVHPAEDGMIVNTETPEAVTARRLAVEFLLSRASQSEVIKKLAAAMGVRESRFPVSPPEGEMELCVLCGLCVRVCHEAIGACAIGFVGRGGNRKVGTPFELHSEACLGCGACAEICPTGAIHIEDRGHARILHTWHTQVELHPCPRCGRFFAPQKMAFLAEQFPEIDSLWHLCPTCRQQLTAQQWVEQACPGRS from the coding sequence ATGATCCATCTGACCGTAAATGGACGGCCGGTAACCGTCCCGCAGGGCGCCCGGGTATTGCAAGCCGTGCGCGCCGCGGGCGTAGCTTTGCCGACCCTCTGTTATCATGAGGGGCTGGCACCCTATGGGGCCTGCCGGCTATGTATGGTGAGTCTATCTAGCCCCCCGCCTTCGAAACTGGTCGCCGCCTGCGTCCATCCCGCCGAAGACGGCATGATAGTAAACACCGAAACCCCGGAGGCGGTTACCGCCCGTCGTCTGGCGGTGGAATTTCTCCTCAGCCGCGCTTCGCAATCGGAAGTGATTAAGAAGTTGGCCGCGGCTATGGGAGTGAGAGAGTCCCGTTTTCCAGTCTCCCCCCCTGAGGGGGAAATGGAACTATGTGTGCTGTGCGGCCTCTGTGTGAGGGTCTGCCACGAGGCCATCGGCGCTTGCGCCATCGGCTTTGTGGGGCGGGGGGGTAACCGTAAAGTCGGCACCCCCTTTGAACTGCACAGCGAGGCTTGCCTCGGCTGCGGGGCCTGCGCTGAAATCTGTCCCACGGGTGCCATCCACATAGAGGATAGGGGGCATGCGCGGATTCTACACACCTGGCATACCCAGGTGGAACTACATCCCTGCCCCCGCTGCGGTCGGTTCTTTGCCCCCCAAAAAATGGCCTTTCTTGCGGAGCAATTTCCGGAAATTGATTCCCTGTGGCACTTATGTCCAACCTGTCGCCAGCAGCTGACCGCCCAGCAATGGGTTGAACAGGCATGCCCTGGCCGATCTTGA